The following coding sequences are from one candidate division KSB1 bacterium window:
- a CDS encoding DUF1318 domain-containing protein, whose translation MNNQIKFISLLAVLFSFLIVFPNALQADTKEKIRERMKKRFPEIQMLKKDNKIGETYLGLVAIISNKDTAKVKIKLIVTAENNDRKMLYELIAKAQKTTPEVVAKTNAMRIFKKAKPKEMFKNKKDVWQQKKDIKRNPKN comes from the coding sequence ATGAATAATCAAATAAAATTCATATCCCTATTAGCAGTTCTATTTTCTTTTCTGATCGTTTTTCCGAATGCTCTTCAAGCCGATACCAAAGAGAAAATTAGAGAACGTATGAAGAAACGCTTTCCTGAAATACAGATGCTAAAGAAAGACAATAAAATCGGGGAAACTTATCTTGGGTTGGTTGCAATCATTAGTAATAAAGATACTGCCAAAGTAAAGATCAAACTCATCGTCACGGCAGAAAACAACGACCGGAAAATGTTGTATGAACTGATCGCAAAAGCACAAAAAACAACTCCGGAAGTCGTGGCAAAAACGAATGCAATGCGAATTTTCAAGAAAGCGAAACCAAAAGAAATGTTCAAAAACAAAAAAGATGTATGGCAGCAAAAAAAGGATATAAAAAGAAACCCTAAAAACTAA
- a CDS encoding EamA family transporter, which translates to MAHKKSLPVLVFIILCLIWGSTWVFIKVGLQDAPPFLSAGFRFLIAAILLYPFMRAKGLRIPTNWKILSLMVYTGIFAVSISYGLVYWSEQYISAGLTAILFSTFPFFVLFLTHFMIADDKLSLVKVLGSVVGFSGVVIIFIGNLTIANSMAVFGTAGIIISAIFAAISSVVIKKNSELLNPIVLTVVHMICGAITLLIVGFIFENLSDFKITFRSIGTLLYLAILGSCVAFICYYWLISKIKLSKAALIVFIIPIIALLLEWLWLGQALNWQVFLGSGLVLSGVGITNR; encoded by the coding sequence ATGGCTCACAAAAAATCTTTACCCGTTTTAGTATTCATTATTCTTTGTTTAATATGGGGCTCTACCTGGGTGTTTATTAAAGTTGGGCTTCAAGACGCGCCCCCGTTTTTATCAGCTGGGTTTCGCTTTTTAATCGCTGCTATCCTGTTATATCCTTTTATGCGTGCCAAAGGATTGCGTATTCCTACGAATTGGAAAATACTTTCATTAATGGTATATACTGGAATTTTTGCCGTCTCAATCTCATATGGACTTGTGTACTGGAGTGAGCAATATATTTCAGCGGGTTTAACAGCCATCCTCTTTAGTACTTTTCCATTCTTTGTACTTTTTCTCACCCATTTTATGATCGCAGACGACAAACTATCATTGGTCAAAGTATTAGGTTCAGTAGTAGGCTTTTCAGGTGTAGTTATCATATTCATCGGCAACTTGACAATAGCAAATTCAATGGCTGTTTTTGGCACGGCAGGAATTATTATTAGCGCAATTTTCGCAGCGATCTCCAGCGTGGTTATCAAGAAAAATTCAGAATTATTAAATCCAATTGTTTTGACTGTTGTTCACATGATTTGTGGCGCAATTACACTGTTGATTGTTGGATTTATTTTTGAAAATTTATCCGATTTTAAAATTACATTCAGGTCAATTGGTACGTTATTATATCTTGCGATTCTAGGATCTTGTGTGGCTTTTATTTGTTATTATTGGTTGATCAGTAAAATAAAGCTCTCAAAAGCTGCATTAATTGTGTTTATCATTCCTATCATTGCTTTACTCTTAGAATGGCTTTGGCTGGGACAAGCGCTTAATTGGCAGGTTTTTCTTGGCAGTGGATTGGTTCTAAGCGGTGTCGGAATAACTAACCGATAA
- a CDS encoding DUF885 family protein, translating to MKTKIKFLTLTFALVLSLVHSVESRSIAISCDDPGESELRNFLENYSTDRGSLNRYYTIDISPKRFERMEKFYIDWRDKLEKIHFGNLSQPGRVDYLLFKNRLVYELRLLDQQKKKFAEMEHLIPFAGVIIDLHESRRKMEAIKPDVLATVLTDMNRQIVTLQTKLEQKLKAYGNNKKSLVKGTVANRVVNTINQLGEVLEDWHHYYYGYDPLFSWWVEEPFNTLDSTLQNYSAFVREKLVGLNEKDNDTIVGDPIGQEALSIELANEMIPYTPDELIAIANREFAWCDAEMLKASRELGFGDDWRKALEHVKTLHVEPGKQPDLIRDLALEAIQFLEDRDLVTIPPLAKETWRMRMMSPRRQRVNPFFTGGETISISFPTNTMQHDDKLMSMRGNNIHFARATVHHELIPGHHLQGFMTSRYNTHRRIFRTPFWGEGWALYWELLLWDLNFQKSPENRIGMLFWRMHRCARIIFSLSFHLEKMTAEECIEFLVNRVGHEPANASAEVRRSFAGNYSPLYQCAYMLGGLQFRALYEELVASGQKTSRELHDAILKENRIPVEMVRALLINQPLTQDFVSEWRFAGDKF from the coding sequence ATGAAAACTAAAATTAAATTTCTTACCCTAACCTTTGCCCTGGTTTTATCCCTGGTTCATTCGGTTGAGTCAAGATCCATTGCCATTTCTTGTGATGATCCTGGCGAAAGCGAATTAAGAAATTTCCTGGAAAATTACTCCACTGATAGAGGAAGTCTTAATCGCTATTATACCATAGACATTTCACCCAAGCGATTTGAACGCATGGAAAAGTTCTATATCGACTGGCGGGATAAACTGGAGAAAATTCATTTTGGGAACCTCAGCCAACCAGGACGTGTGGATTATTTACTGTTTAAAAACCGACTGGTTTATGAACTTCGTCTGTTGGATCAGCAAAAAAAGAAATTTGCAGAAATGGAGCACTTGATCCCTTTTGCCGGCGTTATAATCGATCTGCACGAATCGCGCAGAAAAATGGAAGCCATCAAACCCGATGTGCTAGCTACAGTTCTGACAGATATGAATCGTCAAATTGTAACTTTACAAACAAAATTAGAACAAAAATTAAAAGCTTATGGGAATAACAAAAAATCCTTGGTCAAAGGTACAGTTGCAAATCGAGTTGTGAATACAATCAACCAACTGGGTGAAGTTCTAGAGGATTGGCACCACTACTATTACGGATACGATCCCCTATTTTCCTGGTGGGTGGAAGAGCCGTTTAATACGCTTGATTCCACATTGCAAAATTATTCGGCGTTCGTTCGTGAAAAATTGGTTGGTTTAAATGAAAAGGATAACGATACGATCGTTGGCGACCCCATCGGCCAGGAAGCTCTTTCGATTGAGCTTGCCAATGAAATGATCCCGTACACACCGGATGAATTGATCGCAATAGCCAACCGGGAATTTGCCTGGTGCGATGCTGAGATGCTCAAAGCCTCTCGTGAGCTTGGATTTGGGGATGATTGGCGAAAAGCTCTTGAACATGTCAAAACCCTGCATGTGGAACCGGGCAAACAGCCGGATTTAATCAGAGATTTAGCCCTGGAAGCCATCCAATTTCTTGAGGATAGAGACCTTGTTACGATTCCCCCACTCGCCAAAGAGACCTGGCGTATGCGGATGATGTCGCCAAGAAGACAAAGAGTGAATCCATTTTTTACCGGTGGCGAAACGATCTCCATATCCTTCCCAACAAATACCATGCAGCATGATGATAAGCTGATGAGCATGCGTGGCAATAACATTCACTTTGCCCGTGCAACCGTTCATCACGAATTAATACCGGGGCATCATTTACAGGGATTCATGACTTCACGCTATAATACACATCGCCGGATATTCCGCACACCTTTTTGGGGTGAAGGTTGGGCATTATATTGGGAACTGCTTTTATGGGATCTCAATTTTCAAAAATCACCGGAAAATCGCATTGGCATGCTGTTCTGGCGTATGCACCGGTGCGCCCGCATTATTTTTTCGCTGAGCTTCCATCTTGAAAAAATGACCGCCGAAGAATGTATTGAATTTCTCGTTAATCGAGTAGGCCACGAACCGGCCAATGCCAGCGCCGAAGTGAGAAGATCTTTTGCCGGTAACTACAGCCCACTTTACCAATGCGCCTATATGTTAGGAGGGCTTCAGTTTCGTGCTTTGTATGAAGAATTAGTCGCATCCGGGCAAAAGACCAGCCGGGAGTTGCATGATGCTATTCTCAAAGAAAACAGAATCCCGGTGGAAATGGTCCGCGCCCTTCTCATTAATCAGCCATTGACACAGGATTTTGTATCTGAATGGAGATTCGCCGGTGATAAATTTTAA
- a CDS encoding carbohydrate binding domain-containing protein produces MKKIKLLSPLLAILVTIVMGCFNKMSEEIQNKTAGMNGSFEVTESGLPVNWLIYSPKTVPTGRFELIIDTTEYKDGKQSLKFLVDECSPDGGFRSPGISQEYDAIPGESYKLSCWIKNDGCKFIIKIGGVSAFEGQTDTVIVSKESINTWKKLEYNYKMPSDFKRIRFDLNILQPGSFWIDDIKIELVNNKNE; encoded by the coding sequence ATGAAAAAAATTAAACTACTGAGTCCATTATTAGCTATTCTCGTAACAATCGTAATGGGTTGTTTTAATAAAATGAGTGAAGAAATTCAGAACAAAACTGCTGGTATGAATGGAAGCTTCGAAGTTACAGAATCCGGTTTGCCAGTAAATTGGCTCATTTATTCACCAAAGACTGTTCCAACAGGACGCTTTGAACTCATTATCGATACTACTGAATATAAAGATGGGAAACAATCATTAAAATTCTTAGTTGATGAATGTTCACCGGATGGTGGATTCCGTTCACCCGGAATATCTCAAGAATATGATGCTATTCCTGGCGAAAGCTATAAGTTAAGTTGCTGGATAAAAAATGATGGCTGTAAATTTATTATTAAAATTGGTGGGGTTAGTGCTTTCGAAGGACAAACTGATACGGTTATCGTATCCAAGGAATCAATTAATACATGGAAAAAGCTTGAGTATAATTATAAAATGCCCTCGGATTTCAAAAGAATTCGGTTTGACCTTAATATTTTACAACCAGGTAGTTTTTGGATCGACGATATAAAAATAGAATTAGTCAATAATAAAAATGAATAA
- a CDS encoding FAD-binding protein — MTNPNAVQDYINDLKKVASGDVRTDQYSRVLYSTDASIYKVLPYAVFFPKNVDELQAAVELAAKYKVPILPRTGGSSLAGQAVNEAIIIDLARHLDKVIEINKEERWVRVEPGVVLDQLNIDLRPTGLQFGPDPASSNRAAMGGIVSNNSTGSHSILYGMTADHVIGAKVILSDGSIAEFGPLETEQLDTKTRRKGFEDTIYQKILALTQSDENQKIIQSGTPKHWRRCGGYNLDRFINKGISFKYPQDPRFNLAKLICGAEGTLAVMNEIKLNLVPLPKMTALAIIHYESLYEALTSVPVILEVNPSAVELIDHIGLTLCRDTPAYARLLNTFIEGEPNCILITEFYGNSSKELQDHIEKLKNHIKGQGVPVTNIKEVISLQHQQNVWNVRKVALGLMMSIKGDLKPIPFIEDAAVPVEHLADYVTKIENFCNDLGNKVAYYAHASAGCLHIRPLINSKTASEVAKLPQISQFALELLTEFGGALSSEHGDGRSRSWLNEHFFGKELYGLYKQVKEIFDPHNILNPGNIIDAPAMTENLRYGSSYSVQELKTEIDFSSDQGFHRAIEMCNGAAICRKQTTGTMCPSFMVTREEEHSTRGRANALLAALSGDLPFEEFTSKRMYEIMELCIECKGCKSECPSSVDMAKIKFEFLAQYYKANGVPLRAKLFGFIPALSRFSSGKLAPIANWGVKNRFTRLAMEKLLGITSKRQLPLFANEPFTTWFNKRNHQRKDSADQKKVVLFNDTFNTCNYPEIAIAATEVLEAAGFEVSLSGHKCCGRPMISKGLVKKARESALETVNCLAPFAEAGIPIIGLEPSCLLSLRDEYLYLLPDDPRTKTIAKHAYMFDEFIVKLADEGNLNLEFSDKNQEILFHGHCHQKSLVGSEPTKKALGLTGSTVTEIDSGCCGMAGSFGYEAEHYDISMAIGEMRLFPAIRNKPKGSIIVAAGVSCRQQIQHGCGVEAVHPVQILRDALKPK, encoded by the coding sequence GTGACGAACCCGAATGCGGTCCAGGACTACATCAATGATTTAAAGAAAGTAGCTTCAGGGGATGTTCGCACAGATCAATACAGTCGTGTGTTATACAGCACCGACGCGAGTATTTACAAGGTACTGCCTTATGCTGTTTTTTTTCCGAAGAATGTCGATGAGCTTCAGGCAGCTGTCGAATTAGCTGCAAAATACAAAGTTCCCATTCTTCCGCGCACCGGCGGCAGCAGTCTTGCCGGGCAGGCAGTGAATGAAGCTATAATAATTGACTTAGCTCGCCATCTGGATAAAGTAATAGAAATCAATAAAGAGGAACGGTGGGTACGTGTTGAACCAGGCGTTGTGCTCGATCAATTAAATATCGATTTACGTCCAACCGGGTTGCAATTCGGCCCGGATCCTGCCAGTAGCAATCGAGCTGCGATGGGTGGGATCGTTTCCAATAATTCCACTGGCAGCCATTCGATTTTGTACGGGATGACGGCCGACCATGTTATTGGCGCTAAAGTCATTTTGAGTGATGGAAGTATTGCAGAATTTGGCCCCTTAGAGACCGAACAACTCGACACCAAAACCCGGAGAAAGGGATTTGAAGACACTATTTATCAAAAAATTCTGGCATTAACCCAATCAGATGAAAATCAAAAAATCATTCAATCCGGTACACCAAAACATTGGCGCAGATGTGGTGGTTACAATTTAGATCGATTCATCAATAAAGGAATATCGTTTAAATATCCTCAAGACCCTCGATTTAATCTTGCCAAATTGATCTGTGGGGCAGAGGGTACGCTAGCAGTGATGAATGAAATAAAACTAAACCTTGTGCCATTGCCTAAAATGACTGCCCTGGCAATTATTCATTATGAAAGTCTGTACGAAGCGTTAACTTCCGTACCGGTGATATTGGAAGTTAATCCGTCCGCCGTGGAATTAATCGATCATATCGGACTGACACTCTGTCGTGATACTCCTGCGTATGCACGTTTGCTAAACACTTTTATTGAAGGAGAACCAAATTGTATTCTTATTACTGAGTTTTATGGAAACAGTAGCAAAGAATTGCAAGATCATATCGAGAAATTGAAAAATCACATAAAAGGCCAGGGAGTTCCTGTAACTAACATAAAGGAAGTTATAAGCCTTCAGCACCAGCAGAATGTATGGAATGTCAGAAAAGTCGCTTTAGGTTTGATGATGAGCATCAAAGGGGATTTAAAGCCCATCCCATTTATTGAAGATGCTGCAGTTCCAGTGGAACATTTGGCCGACTATGTTACGAAAATTGAAAATTTCTGCAATGACCTGGGCAATAAAGTTGCCTATTACGCCCACGCAAGTGCAGGGTGTCTTCACATTCGGCCGCTGATTAATTCAAAAACAGCAAGTGAAGTTGCAAAGCTTCCACAAATTAGCCAATTTGCTTTGGAATTATTAACAGAATTTGGCGGTGCGCTCTCCAGTGAGCATGGCGACGGCCGCTCCAGGAGTTGGTTAAATGAGCACTTTTTTGGTAAAGAGCTATATGGTCTGTACAAACAAGTAAAGGAGATTTTCGACCCTCATAACATTCTGAATCCCGGCAACATTATCGATGCGCCGGCGATGACAGAGAACCTACGTTATGGATCTTCTTATTCCGTACAAGAACTTAAAACAGAAATAGATTTCAGCAGCGACCAGGGTTTTCACCGGGCCATCGAAATGTGTAACGGGGCTGCTATCTGTCGAAAACAGACGACCGGTACAATGTGTCCAAGTTTTATGGTAACCAGAGAAGAGGAACATAGCACTCGCGGTCGTGCAAATGCGTTGCTTGCCGCACTCTCAGGAGATCTTCCATTCGAAGAGTTTACCAGCAAACGGATGTACGAAATAATGGAATTATGCATCGAGTGTAAGGGGTGCAAATCCGAATGCCCTTCTTCAGTGGATATGGCTAAAATTAAATTCGAATTCCTGGCTCAATACTATAAAGCCAACGGTGTGCCACTCCGGGCAAAATTATTTGGGTTTATTCCTGCTTTAAGTCGTTTTAGCAGTGGCAAACTGGCGCCAATCGCAAATTGGGGAGTAAAAAACCGATTCACCCGTTTGGCTATGGAAAAATTATTGGGAATCACCAGTAAGCGTCAGTTGCCTTTGTTTGCAAATGAACCCTTTACTACCTGGTTCAACAAAAGAAATCATCAAAGAAAGGATTCAGCTGATCAAAAAAAAGTGGTCCTTTTTAATGATACATTTAACACCTGCAACTATCCGGAAATTGCCATAGCCGCAACTGAAGTGCTTGAAGCAGCAGGTTTTGAGGTGAGCTTGTCCGGGCACAAATGTTGCGGCCGGCCGATGATTTCAAAAGGGCTTGTTAAGAAAGCTCGCGAATCGGCTTTGGAAACTGTAAATTGTCTTGCACCGTTTGCAGAAGCAGGTATTCCAATAATCGGCCTGGAACCAAGTTGTCTGCTTTCTCTCCGTGATGAATACTTATACTTACTGCCGGATGATCCTAGGACCAAAACCATCGCAAAGCATGCTTACATGTTCGATGAATTCATCGTGAAACTAGCCGATGAAGGAAACTTAAACCTTGAATTTTCTGACAAGAATCAAGAAATACTTTTTCACGGCCATTGCCATCAGAAATCTTTAGTCGGTTCGGAGCCAACGAAAAAAGCGCTTGGCTTAACCGGAAGTACTGTCACAGAAATCGATTCGGGTTGTTGTGGCATGGCCGGCTCATTTGGTTATGAAGCCGAGCATTATGACATTTCGATGGCCATAGGCGAGATGCGATTATTTCCTGCCATTCGGAATAAACCCAAAGGATCGATAATCGTAGCCGCAGGGGTGAGTTGTCGTCAACAAATACAACATGGTTGTGGCGTGGAGGCTGTGCATCCCGTACAGATTCTCAGGGATGCGTTAAAACCTAAATAA
- a CDS encoding YnbE family lipoprotein, translating into MRKKILFICGFLVVLGGCSPTVNVKHEVEPIYITIDINIKVQKELEDFFDFEDEKVDEKKNKENQQ; encoded by the coding sequence GTGAGAAAAAAAATCTTATTTATTTGTGGATTCCTCGTAGTCTTAGGCGGGTGTAGTCCAACTGTGAATGTGAAACACGAAGTTGAACCGATCTACATCACCATCGATATCAACATCAAAGTCCAAAAAGAATTAGAGGACTTTTTTGATTTCGAAGACGAAAAAGTTGATGAAAAGAAAAATAAGGAGAACCAGCAATGA
- a CDS encoding peptidase M14 → FTPGDDYKLATYSQMLDYYKQLDAASDRVQLREIGQTVLGRPMLLIFISSEENMKQLDKWRTISEQLARARIDDETARQLAKEGKSITWIDGGLHATEVAHAQMTSLLAYKVATEETPEMQKIRENTILLLMPVMNPDGLDIVAAWYKRNLGTPFETTRPPWLYHYYVGHDNNRDWFMNNMPESKAVSQVIYNEWYPQIVYNHHQTGPSWTRIFLPPFADPVNPVIHPGVTTGVNLVGSAMANRFAMKKMSGVVSDVIYSMWWNGGMRTVPYFHNMIGILTETSHATASPRFFDPDSIPKSIANRRGGGMPTNGTNIFYPYPWKGGESHFKDPVRYMLTASMAVLKIATDLKEHWLYSIYQMGRESIEKGEAGKPYAYVIPSEQWNAGEEINLVNILMNGGVEVHQANKDFKVEDKKYPAGSFVIYTGQAFRPYVVDLLDKQEYPDRRSSPNGPPEPPYDIAGWTLPMQMGVTVDRVETPFQIETEAIASRVKSQPGKVDGKADYGYLFSHRPNASILAANRLLAAGESVYWSDASIDEKKKLDKGTFVVKTNGEDTQQRVKVLADELGLDFFGVKKEPSVNLSQLKKAKIGLYKSWRGNMDEGWTRWLLTEYHFDHDTLHDGDVQNSDLSQYHAIILPSQSSNQMLNGHAPGTMPDEYTSGLGLEGAVALKRYVEQGGTLIALDAACDFVIRQFGLPVRNTVAGVSSSKFFIPGSLVKLNVSTDNPVAYGMKSDAIASFVRSRAFTTIRLSGKGEGGKEDIAKADPPPVEVIAHYAKEDILMSGWALGEKKYIGGKAAVMRVKVNEGDVILIGFRPQFRGQPRGTYKLLFNAMLAATLDKMPEIAKVSDNH, encoded by the coding sequence GCTTTACCCCAGGCGACGATTACAAACTAGCCACTTACAGTCAGATGTTGGATTATTACAAACAATTAGATGCCGCCAGCGATCGGGTGCAATTGCGCGAAATTGGTCAAACGGTTTTAGGGCGACCGATGCTGCTCATATTTATTTCCAGTGAAGAAAATATGAAGCAGTTAGATAAATGGCGTACGATCAGTGAACAGCTTGCCAGGGCCCGCATCGATGATGAAACAGCAAGGCAATTGGCTAAAGAAGGCAAATCTATCACCTGGATCGACGGCGGGTTACACGCAACAGAAGTGGCACATGCCCAGATGACGTCATTGCTGGCCTATAAAGTCGCTACAGAGGAAACCCCCGAGATGCAAAAAATCCGGGAGAACACCATACTACTGCTTATGCCGGTGATGAATCCTGATGGACTGGACATCGTTGCGGCTTGGTATAAACGCAATCTTGGAACTCCATTTGAAACCACACGGCCACCCTGGCTTTACCACTATTATGTCGGTCATGACAACAACCGCGACTGGTTCATGAATAATATGCCTGAATCTAAAGCCGTCTCGCAAGTGATTTATAATGAATGGTATCCCCAAATCGTTTACAACCATCACCAAACCGGCCCTAGCTGGACACGAATTTTCCTGCCTCCTTTTGCTGATCCAGTCAATCCGGTTATTCACCCTGGTGTTACTACGGGAGTCAATTTAGTAGGCAGCGCAATGGCGAACCGTTTCGCAATGAAGAAAATGTCGGGTGTGGTCTCTGACGTTATTTACAGCATGTGGTGGAATGGTGGAATGCGGACAGTTCCCTATTTTCATAATATGATTGGCATCCTGACGGAAACCAGTCACGCCACCGCTTCGCCAAGATTTTTTGATCCGGATTCGATCCCAAAATCGATAGCTAACCGGCGTGGTGGTGGAATGCCAACCAATGGAACAAATATTTTTTATCCATATCCCTGGAAAGGTGGAGAATCACATTTTAAAGATCCGGTTCGATATATGCTCACAGCTTCAATGGCAGTACTAAAAATTGCAACGGATTTAAAAGAGCATTGGCTTTATAGCATCTATCAAATGGGTCGAGAATCCATTGAAAAAGGTGAGGCTGGCAAGCCATACGCCTATGTTATTCCATCTGAACAATGGAATGCCGGCGAAGAAATAAACCTGGTAAATATATTAATGAATGGCGGGGTGGAAGTTCATCAGGCAAATAAAGATTTTAAGGTTGAAGATAAGAAATATCCTGCAGGCTCGTTTGTTATTTATACAGGCCAGGCATTTCGACCTTACGTAGTCGATTTACTGGATAAGCAGGAATATCCCGATCGCCGTAGTTCTCCAAATGGGCCGCCGGAACCGCCATATGATATTGCCGGATGGACCCTGCCAATGCAAATGGGAGTCACCGTTGATCGAGTAGAAACTCCATTCCAAATAGAAACAGAGGCAATAGCCAGTCGTGTAAAATCCCAGCCCGGAAAAGTTGACGGTAAAGCCGATTATGGCTACCTGTTTTCCCACCGTCCAAATGCAAGTATATTGGCCGCAAATCGGCTTTTGGCAGCTGGCGAATCTGTGTATTGGAGCGATGCAAGTATAGATGAGAAGAAGAAATTAGATAAAGGAACTTTTGTGGTAAAGACAAATGGGGAAGACACACAACAGCGGGTTAAAGTACTTGCAGATGAACTTGGGTTGGATTTTTTTGGTGTTAAAAAAGAACCTTCGGTAAATCTTTCGCAATTAAAAAAAGCTAAGATTGGTTTGTATAAATCCTGGAGAGGTAATATGGATGAAGGCTGGACCCGCTGGTTATTGACAGAATACCATTTTGATCACGATACTCTTCATGATGGCGATGTACAAAATTCGGACTTGTCGCAATATCATGCGATTATTCTTCCTTCACAATCTTCAAATCAAATGTTGAATGGCCATGCCCCGGGTACAATGCCGGATGAATATACTAGTGGATTGGGACTCGAAGGTGCTGTGGCTTTGAAACGATATGTAGAGCAAGGCGGCACACTGATCGCTCTAGACGCGGCTTGCGATTTTGTCATTAGGCAATTTGGACTGCCGGTACGAAATACTGTCGCTGGTGTGTCATCAAGCAAATTTTTCATACCGGGCTCATTGGTTAAATTAAACGTTTCAACGGATAATCCCGTGGCATATGGGATGAAGTCGGATGCTATTGCTTCATTTGTTCGCAGCCGGGCATTTACTACTATTCGGTTGTCAGGCAAAGGTGAAGGCGGAAAGGAAGATATTGCAAAGGCTGATCCGCCACCTGTAGAGGTCATCGCTCATTACGCGAAAGAGGATATCTTGATGAGTGGTTGGGCTCTCGGTGAGAAAAAATACATCGGTGGAAAAGCGGCAGTGATGCGTGTTAAAGTAAACGAGGGTGATGTGATTTTAATCGGTTTCCGCCCGCAGTTTCGCGGCCAACCTCGCGGCACGTATAAATTGTTGTTTAATGCAATGCTGGCTGCTACACTGGATAAAATGCCTGAAATTGCGAAAGTGAGTGATAACCATTAA